In the genome of Oscarella lobularis chromosome 1, ooOscLobu1.1, whole genome shotgun sequence, one region contains:
- the LOC136199737 gene encoding uncharacterized protein, with the protein MINRQQVRIGVVFALLFAASRQVAVAHDDDDSQKDWHSDWQSDTRIKLLKDENVDLPCDHSHILEVNGITIAPQQSRPGYRLSNRGLAFTARQSMNGTTLNCYKPGQSGPSSKQKSMVVVEIVDCVARFFLKSFDRNTVKIDFSSSACSNSIKIVRFKLEFDSANEYRRLTFDNSPSERFRLVSGLSPNTMFAVKLTIETANDMFTSNLRNVKTKPKGFPSMPRLFRLRPKKRHRQRTGAPETTDRPYKSPYEFGLDVAFSLCDVQYVHKYVFEVSMWENFTSIIFNFTAPNSTQDVTWWDSPQDGGTGDSLAENGTYYVRVKAVGTEGESLYSAASEVQLTADVTSTEPPGTALNAASTSAPGNNNLLFSTIILAVLFVVSGAVALYLILYLRYRKQQARMMESHDTELKKIDLMKIDAAKKDEEKEKRAKKTRRRVSDVDADVMQKTVETKQEATSAKMNE; encoded by the exons ATGATCAACCGGCAGCAAGTgcgaatcggcgtcgttttcgccctCCTTTTCGCTGCATCCCGTCAAG tcgccgtcgcacacgacgatgacgacagtCAAAAGGACTGGCATTCCGACTGGCAATCCGACACGCGCATCAAACTcctcaaagacgaaaacgtcgacctGCCGTGCGACCATTCTCACATATTGGAAGTGAACGGGATCACGATCGCGCCGCAACAAAGCCGCCCAGGCTACAGGCTTTCGAACCGAGGCTTGGCGTTCACCGCGCGACAAAGCATGAACGGAACGACGTTGAACTGCTACAAGCCGGGCCAAAGCGGCCCGAGTTCGAAACAAAAATCGATGGTCGTCGTGGAAATTGTTG ATTGCGTTGCACGATTCTTTTTGAAGTCGTTCGATCGCAATACGGTCAAgatcgatttctcgtcgagcgCTTGCTCgaattcaattaaaatcgTCAGATTCAAATTGGAGTTCGACAGCGCGAACGAATATCGTCGCTTGACGTTTGATAATTCTCCTTCGGAACGATTCAGACTCGTTTCTGGTCTTTCGCCCAATACAATGTTCGCCGTCAAATTGACAATTGAAACGGCCAATGATATGTTTACGTCAAACCTACGCAATGTCAAAACGAAGCCCAAAG GCTTTCCTTCGATGCCTCGCTTATTTCGCCTGAggccaaagaaacgacaTCGGCAGAGAACAGGTGCACCTGAAACGACCGACAGACCTTACAAATCTCCCTACGAGTTCGGCTTGGACGTGGCCTTTTCCTTGTGCGACGTCCAGTACGTTCACAAATACGTCTTCGAAGTGTCCATGTGGGAGAATTTCACGTCGATCATCTTCAATTTCACCGCCCCCAACTCGACGCAGGACGTCACGTGGTGGGACTCGCCGCAGGACGGCGGCACCGGCGACAGTCTCGCGGAAAACGGAACGTACTACGTGCGAGTGAAGGCGGTTGGAACCGAGGGCGAGAGTCTGTATAGCGCAGCATCAGAAGTTCAACTCACAG CTGATGTTACGTCTACCGAGCCTCCTGGAACAGCCCTCAATG CTGCATCTACCTCCGCTCCTGGCAATAATAATCTACTGTTTTCCACTATTATCCTGGCTGTGCTGTTCGTTGTGTCGGGCGCCGTGGCTCTGTATCTGATTCTTTACTTGAGATA tcgGAAGCAGCAAGCTCGTATGATGGAGTCCCATGATACggaattgaagaaaatcgacttgatgaaaatcgacgcggcaaagaaggacgaagagaaagagaagagggcaaagaagacgagaagacgggTGTCTGACGTCGATGCTGACGTCATGCAGAAAACAGTCGAGACAAAGCAGGAAGCAACTTCCGCCAagatgaatgaatga
- the LOC136184924 gene encoding neural cell adhesion molecule 1-B-like: MNVWAILLSSFLFRHSYWCNGATVSPSESLKGLDGETHTINCSFQDASGSAAILYNQHLSAAVFVASGRVTPISVPPFKATAVGLGLSTVQGVQTMSFRLTFTLQSEYNEASLRCRFKASDGSTTDSQPVTLVVLSSPCCNVSNTSQIVHNTTSRLPPLSCEEIISHRGNPPANVSWNKSPVGCVGTELGDANQFYDLNPVTRQCNKGKITCVADTKEPRLDTTMKTFALTVNSQPEMVPCSYDGLTRPRALFSWEMPRDDGGFPIIDYDIFLSINGVTQSLITWMLGSPLRYDHVVNDSDTLVFRVSAENTLGPGKACQVDKTVPTRKCIKPFRSAGSRSTLTIDCETDPDFDSGGYIVYSTRNEMQEASQSQSSLPITISNLEEETAYDIVVEARNSEGTRENSTVVLIRTNRPGVPGSVSLSDSDNITNISNITSTSFTLTFNTVADSGRDNDSVSIYRVSLNGNQRNMKAQSGKTQAFLIDKLLPSTTYTVKVLAMNSLGQESEESASITVTTLEEKKGGLGSGPITGIAVAVFLVVIVIIVFVVICWKKHSSSKNEDASAESSRNEPRKEDKRPRPGGDGDQYAELELAKAGPAPVKEKRAKDAVTYSDVKPAEPTRYADLDQTPEKEKRNL, encoded by the exons ATGAACGTTTGGGCGATTTTATTGTCAT cttttctctttcgacaTTCTTATTGGTGCAATGGAGCGACAGTCAGTCCGTCTGAAAGTCTAAAGGGTCTTGATGGCGAGACGCACACAATTAATTGCAGCTTCCAAGACGCCTCTGGATCGGCGGCTATTCTCTACAACCAACACCTAAGCGCAGCTGTTTTTGTTGCGTCTGGACGTGTTACGCCGATTTCTGTTCCTCCCTTCAAAGCAACAGCCGTAGGACTTGGGCTTTCGACCGTTCAAGGTGTTCAAACGATGTCGTTCCGATTGACGTTCACGCTCCAGTCCGAATACAATGAAGCATCTCTGCGATGTCGTTTTAAGGCTTCAGATGGTAGCACTACGGATTCTCAGCCTGTCACACTGGTCGTCTTGT CGTCTCCTTGCTGCAATGTTTCAAACACGAGTCAGATTGTCCACAACACTACaagtcgtcttcctcctctgaGCTGCGAAGAAATTATCAGTCATCGCGGAAATCCGCCAGCAAATGTCAGTTGGAATAAATCGCCAGTTGGCTGCGTTGGCACTGAATTGGGAGATGCCAATCAATTTTATGATCTCAATCCTGTCACACGACAGTGCAACAAAGGGAAAATCACTTGTGTGGCAGACACAAAGGAACCTCGCCTAGATACAACTATGAAGACATTCGCTCTGACTGTGAATA GTCAACCAGAAATGGTGCCGTGTAGCTATGACGGTTTGACGAGACCGCGTGCATTGTTCAGTTGGGAAATGCCTAGAGATGACGGTGGCTTTCCTATCATTGACTATGATATATTTCTGTCCATCAATGGAGTGACCCAGTCATTGATTACTTGGATGCTTGGAAGTCCACTGAGATATGACCATGTTGTGAATGACAGTGATACTCTAGTATTCAGAGTTTCAGCAGAAAACACTCTTGGACCCGGAAAAGCTTGTCAGGTGGACAAAACTGTTCCAACCA gaaaGTGTATCAAGCCGTTTAGAAGTGCAGGATCACGAAGCACGTTGACTATTGACTGTGAAACTGACCCAGATTTCGATAGTGGTGGATACATAGTGTATTCCACGCGAAATGAAATGCAAGAAGCTTCACAGTCTCAAAGCAGCCTTCCAATCACCATTTCCAACCTAGAAGAAGAGACTGCCTATGACATTGTCGTGGAAGCAAGAAATTCAGAAGGAACTCGTGAAAACTCAACAGTTGTTCTAATTAGGACAAACCGACCTG GCGTTCCCGGTAGCGTGAGTCTCTCCGACAGTGACAATATCACAAACATCAGTAACATCACGTCAACGTCTTTCACATTGACGTTCAATACAGTTGCGGATTCTGGCAGAGACAATGATTCAGTGTCAATTTACCGAGTTTCCTTGAATGGCAATCAGAGAAATATGAAGGCGCAAAGCGGAAAAACGCAAGCGTTTTTGATAGACAAACTGTTACCATCTACAACATATACAGTAAAGGTGTTGGCTATGAACAGTTTGGGCCAGGAGAGTGAAGAAAGCGCGTCAATTACTGTCACTACattagaagaaaagaaaggag GATTGGGTTCCGGACCTATAACGGGGATTGCAGTAGCTGTATTTCTTGTGGTCATTGTCATTATCGTTTTTGTTGTTATCTGCTGGAAGAAACACAGTTCCTCAAAGAATGAAG ATGCAAGTGCAGAAAGTTCAAGAAATGAGCCTAGAAAAGAAGATAAGCGTCCACGTCCAGGG GGCGATGGAGATCAATACGCTGAGCTGGAACTAGCCAAAGCTGGTCCGGCACCAGTCAAAGAAAAGCGTGCCAAAGACGCAGTGACTTACAGTGATGTTAAGCCCGCTGAG ccGACTCGATATGCTGACTTGGATCAAACGccagaaaaggagaaaaggaatTTGTGA
- the LOC136188838 gene encoding integrin alpha-6-like: protein MSADNAFALVCSVLSLATLAFAYNVDVSAPVIKTGDRGSAFSLSLAPFKKENGDAFIIVGAPLAQSSTITNASLTGALFACPLIGAQDNCFEIGNEFMDNSLGLVYTRQLLGQSLAVSQLNSDSKSRIYSCAPLHRTYNRAPTPILPPSFYPSGKCIELNGSLLVDRTKDMCQKVGWSKNEHFLCMGGMSAAANHNHFVVGATGAFSERGSFMSLSEPDELNLIPWTLGSYAGIQSYRANNYKIPDLSYYLGFSIAMEPDKDTPVILVGSPRGTDMSGPDSSSIMAGSVALFDIGRTQMKQKRQFYGQQMNEAFGYSVALVDTTDDGTAESIVGAPFNAEPLHHNQGAVYFFMNSKAPAIKLVPAKRANDALFGAAVASSGDINKDGFNDLVVGAPGEGDDGTTSGAIYIYHGARKKNGGIHREPTQIIRARDHATLFGIRFFGFTVTHGSDLDSNKYEDILVGSFESNKAILLRSHTLVVINVKTTFSFDPIDLDVKDCTNDDVLDNPTSAQKQTYACFFISTLITFSSKNQTDLTPLKLRLAYNLTLDVDHEEEQRLFFVKTHATTTSGTILLEKNREGIAKYLVYVTPFIIERRLPFRFRFVYHETNEFESPALKPTLRPLSPVIEREEELNERLLSPLSAESKLSIVSHCNFTAELGACLTDLQPTVNLTFINNVVDIPKDVNFLLAGEGPLLVLSINVTNRGEEAHRARIILHLPPGVTYKNSTTVYKEDDDDVSCQYRFDYDVNHVGATELDCTVANPLKRDQKKVFLARFQNTLIGNEGNVSILLNASSDGIEVFPKGADNNFAINFAVRSIANLRLLGTFFQNNKMSKLRYKVRGANQKPRTLNDLGEKITHRYAIRNLGPSSTSNLKVTIWWPVQTQEKLDLFYLHGFAIPGYEENYKCDAHKYMDRCGYVRGLPKSQAGCQAVYEETIIDKPPPECDGFFCIPIRCEINRTLSRREGLQIIINATAVAKTLQQNFSRSAPFASSVLQVELHGDYFVTATKFSTSIYSRLEPQPLEIAVECVPFWIIVASAIGGLLIMAIIIFIFYMCGFFKRKTKGAYKTATPKSVSLGSGEIAKESEFVTKSKSFEMETVDKRSWYLEEDERKRVDKRPHDLDENDDL, encoded by the exons ATGTCCGCAGACAATGCTTTTGCGCTCGTTTGCAGCGTTCTTAGTCTCGCGACGCTTGCCTTCGCCtacaacgtcgacgtttcggctCCCGTCATCAAGACGGGCGACAGGGGAAGCGCCTTCTCCCTCAGTCTCGCTCCGTTCAAAAAGGAGAATGGCGACGCATT TATCATTGTCGGTGCCCCGTTGGCTCAGTCTTCCACTATAACCAATGCTTCTCTGACTGGCGCGCTTTTTGCCTGTCCTCTAATCGGAGCCCAAGACAATTGCTTCGAAATTGGAAACGAGTTCATGG ATAATTCGCTTGGACTGGTATATACTCGCCAATTGCTCGGCCAGTCGCTCGCCGTCAGTCAACTGAATTCCGACTCAAAATCTCGAATATAC TCCTGCGCGCCGTTGCATCGGACCTACAATAGGGCTCCAACGCCGATTCTGCCGCCGAGTTTTTATCCGTCTGGCAAGTGTATCGAACTGAACGGATCTCTTCTCGTGGATCGAACGAAAGACATGTGCC aGAAGGTGGGTTGGTCTAAAAATGAACATTTTTTGTGTATGGGAGGAATGTCAGCGGCAGCGAATCAcaat CACTTTGTTGTCGGAGCGACGGGAGCTTTTAGTGAGAGAG gATCATTTATGTCGCTCTCTGAGCCTGACGAATTGAATCTGATCCCATGGACGCTCGGGAGTTACGCGGGCATTCAAAGTTACAGGGCAAACAACTACAAAATTCCGGACTTGAGCTACTATTTGG GCTTCAGCATTGCTATGGAACCGGATAAAGATACTCCGG TTATTCTCGTTGGCAGTCCTCGCGGAACAGACATGAGCGGTCCGGACTCTAGTAGCATTATGGCCGGTTCGGTGGCACTCTTCGACATCGGACGGACTCAAATGAAGCAAAAAAGACAATTCTACGGCCAACAG ATGAACGAAGCGTTTGGATACAGCGTTGCACTCGTCGATACGACTGACGACGG CACTGCCGAGTCGATAGTCGGCGCTCCTTTCAACGCCGAGCCCTTGCATCACAATCAAGGCGCAGTCTATTTCTTCATGAACTCCAAA GCGCCGGCCATCAAATTGGTCCCGGCGAAGCGAGCCAACGACGCGTTGTTCGGCGCGGCAGTCGCATCTTCCGGGGACATAAATAAGGACGGATTCAACG ATCTCGTTGTCGGAGCTCCCGGCGAGGGAGACGACGGTACGACGTCGGGGGCCATATACATTTATCACGgagcgaggaagaagaacggCGGTATTCACAGAGAGCCAACTCAA ATTATTCGCGCACGAGATCATGCCACGCTCTTTGGTATACGATTCTTCGGTTTTACTGTCACTCACGGAAGCGATCTCGATAGCAATAAATACGAAG acaTACTGGTTGGTTCGTTCGAATCGAACAAAGCCATTCTGTTGCGTTCGCACACCTTAGTCGTCATAAacgtcaagacgacgttttcgttcgatCCCATCGATCTGGACGTGAAAGATTgcacgaacgacgacgtactCGACAATCCGACGAGCGCGCAGAAACAAACCTACGCATG TTTTTTCATCTCGACTTTAATCACCTTCTCCTCTAAAAACCAAACCGATTTGACTCCTCTAAAACTGC GTCTTGCGTACAATCTGAccctcgacgtcgatcacgAAGAGGAGCAgcgtcttttcttcgtcaaaacgcacgcgacgacgacctcCGGAACGATTCTGCTCGAAAAGAATCGAGAGGGAATCGCCAAATATCTCGTCTACGTCACGCCGTTCATTATCGAGCGGCGACTTCcgtttcgctttcgattCGTCTATCACGAAACAAACGAATTTGAATCCCCGGCGCTGAAGCCGACTCTGCGTCCGTTGAGTCCCGTTATAGAACGAGAGGAAGAGTTAAACGAGCGTCTATTGTCTCCTTTGAGTGCCGAAAGCAAG CTTTCGATTGTTTCACACTGTAACTTCACGGCGGAATTAGGCGCTTGCTTGACGGATCTGCAACCAACAGTCAATTTGACGTTTATAAA CAACGTTGTTGATATTCCAAAAGAcgtcaattttcttttgGCGGGCGAAGGGCCTCTTCTCGTCCTAAGCATCAACGTGACCAATCGCGGCGAGGAGGCTCACCGAGCCAGGATAATACTTCATCTGCCTCCTGGGGTGACGTACAAGAACTCGACCACCGTCTACAAG gaagatgatgatgacgtttctTGTCAATATCGGTTCGATTACGACGTGAATCATGTCGGCGCTACGGAATTAGATTGCACTGTGGCCAATCCGCTGAAAAGAGATCAGAAG AAAGTGTTTTTGGCGAGATTTCAAAACACGTTGATTGGAAATGAAGGAAACGTGTCAATACTTCTGAATGCATCAAG TGATGGAATTGAGGTCTTCCCAAAAGGCGCAGATAATAATTTTGCCATCAATTTTGCTGTCAGATCAATAGCAAATCTGCGATTACTTGG AACGTTTTTTCAAAACAACAAAATGTCGAAACTTCGCTACAAAGTCAGGGGAGCCAATCAGAAACCCAGAACACTGAACGATTTGGGCGAAAAAATCACGCACAGATACGCA ATTCGAAATCTTGGTCCTTCTTCTACAAGCAATTTGAAAGTGACAATCTGGTGGCCAGTACAGACGCAGGAGAAGCTCGATCTCTTTTATTTGCACGGCTTTGCG ATTCCCGGTTACGAAGAAAACTACAAATGCGACGCTCATAAATACATGGACAGATGTGGCTATGTG CGTGGTCTACCAAAAAGTCAAGCTGGGTGTCAAGCTGTTTACGAAGAAACC ATAATTGACAAGCCGCCTCCGGAATGTGACGGCTTCTTCTGCATTCCCATTCGCTGTGAAATCAATAGGACTCTCTCTCGGAGAGAAGGACTGCAGATCATCATAAACGCAACGGCTGTAGCGAAGACATTGCAGCAAAAC ttTTCTCGATCGGCTCCTTTTGCCTCGTCTGTTCTTCAAGTCGAACTGCACGGGGACTACTTTGTGACAGCAACTAAATTTTCGACCTCG ATATATAGTCGTCTTGAACCTCAACCGCTGGAAATCGCCGTAGAATGCGTTCCCTTTTGGATTATTGTGGCCAGTGCAATAGGCGGTCTCCTCATTATGGCtataattattttcattttctataTG tgcGGATTTTTTAAGAGGAAGACTAAGGGCGCATATAAGACAGCTACTCCCAAGTCCGTTTCTCTTGGATCTGGAGAGATTGCCAAGGAATCCGAATTTGTgacaaaatcaaaaagctTTGAGATGGAAACCGTCGACAAAAGGTCTTGGTACCTAGAAGAAGATGAGAGGAAAAGAGTCGACAAAAGGCCTCACGACTTAGATGAAAATGACGATCTCTGA
- the LOC136184932 gene encoding uncharacterized protein, whose translation MNVRFAALLSLLFVIESTISQSPILETTLGSTSIYAEWNAGTLNSSLVKSYRLALRLAATARLVDAINATTPGDALLDGLAPESRYIVDVEARDGDDRVLGRVERIVGTRALGPSASLTRPTKLSALSIDETSVELEWTVGTIEGILRFLVEYDLDEDFIGYHVVKVEPPTKAVSTLKIDGLTPGKTYVFRVVSVRMFSQQTGDKLYVPTVEGDGSDDHVPIGYPIGIGVLAGLLLLTLILWATWCLKWVLCVGRRKERNNPVASTATDDVPLQDTSKAEIA comes from the exons ATGAATGTTCGATTTGCTGCTCTTCTAAGTCTTCTTTTTGTAATCG AATCGACAATCTCCCAATCGCCGATtctcgaaacgacgctcggCTCGACGTCAATCTACGCCGAATGGAACGCCGGCACTCTCAACTCGTCCCTCGTCAAATCCTATCGTCTCGCACTCCGACTCGCAGCGACAgcgcgtctcgtcgacgcaatcaacgcgacgacgccgggcGACGCTCTTCTCGACGGACTAGCGCCCGAATCGCGATACATAGTCGACGTGGAAGCGCGCGACGGGGACGATCGAGTGCTGGGCCGCG TTGAGCGTATTGTTGGGACTCGCGCTCTTGGTCCGAGTGCCTCTCTCACGCGACCGACCAAGCTGAGTGCTCTTTCCATTGATGAGACTTCTGTTGAGTTGGAGTGGACTGTTGGCACTATCGAGGGcattcttcgatttcttgtcGAGTATGATCTCGACGAGGATTTCATTGGGTATCATGTGGTCAAAGTCGAGCCGCCGACGAAGGCTGTTTCTACGCTGAAGATCGACGGGCTGACGCCAGGGAAAACGTACGTTTTCCGGGTTGTGAGCGTGAGGATGTTCAGTCAACAGACTGGGGATAAATTGTATGTTCCAACAGTGGAAG GGGATGGGTCAGATGATCACGTGCCAATTGGCTATCCCATTGGGATTGGCGTGTTGGCCGGTCTGCTTTTGTTGACGCTGATTCTTTGGGCGACATGGTGTTTAAAGTGGGTGCTGTGCGTTGGGCGTAGGAAGGAAAG AAACAACCCTGTTGCTTCTACGGCTACTGACGATGTGCCGTTGCAAGATACGTCAAAGGCGGAAATTGCATGA
- the LOC136190700 gene encoding integrin alpha-V-like: MLGNNAVTCTCSALLLAALTASYNVDVATPIIKTGAKGSAFSLSLAPFKNDKGKAFILAGAPLAQFNATLTGGLFACPLIGSETNCYSIGNEFMNQNFNVTMDRQLFGQSLTVKQQSADSDSQIHACAPLHRRYIENQSLPGGEDKYGVKRKMPTSYYPGGMCVQLNGSLIMNKIDDMCQMADWEHNNHFMCMGGASAAANNDYFVVGAPGAFFQRGSIISSTEPNEDRVTAWTRGEYASVLNYRNLKEPRKFPDLNYYLGYSIAIDPDKPDSDILAGSPWGTNSDSSVLAGSAKLFEPPKLASIKDRRTFYGEQTGEGFGYSVALVDLTNDSTAESIVGAPFNAGPMGQNQGVVYIFFNSKASGTVTLLPPKRINKAMFGTAIVSPGDLNKDGFNDLVIGAPGEGDDGVTSGAIYVYHGARERDGIVRKLPSQIIRAQDEGRLVGIRFFGYTVARGGDLDNNSYNDILIGSVESNKAILLRANALVVVEAKISFSMDPINLHKKSCTGNDIINSKDKGNYTCFFVLTSVKFSPKVQSESNPTTKFRISYILTLDVNHEQEQRLFFVRTHRTNVSGTLELKSDKEEIVRSHVYVTSSVVDRYNAFHFRFDYRESGDDVTSPPTQGNTLPSLKPVIERDGTEDVGGENLFSLSTEGSVSILRQCKSSVCKPDLQLSATLTLLDNMRDVSKDFLLAGEGSFLNIDLINRGEEAYQAEVHILLPYGVTFINSTTVYENDGVDVTCRLVEHLNVSHVGRIEIDCLVANPLKSNEKKVFRVRLQNTFNGDEGNQSILLDATSQGIGDDDNSLSLYFDVRALSILNVPGTFFHEGTSSRLRYSAVASSANRNPRTLNDLGYTITHRYTVRNTGPSTVRNLKLTVWWPVQTKENLDLFYLHSFAIPGDQDNYKCDAEKYVDKCGYVNKLPESEAGCRANYEPITETPPSECEDFHCIPIRCKINRTLVRRASLQIILNATVVAKTLEKKFSKSAPEAFSVLQVEIYKPYFAEPTKFSSSILSRLEPIVVQECFPAWIIIASIFGGFLILAIIILILYMCGFFREKKEGRYAVRQTKRKPAPAIAMTVVPSDSGELAKETHWTAKSISDTDTDSYEIKEASLEIEIVETKTVDKIEIVETRTADKIEIVETKTVDTKACLTTTV, encoded by the exons ATGCTCGGAAACAACGCCGTCACTTGCACTTGCAGCGCGCTTTTGCTCGCAGCTCTAACCGCCTCTtacaacgtcgacgtcgcgacgcccATCATCAAGACGGGCGCCAAAGGATCGGCGTTTTCGCTCAGCCTCGCACCGTTCAAAAACGATAAAGGCAAAGCATT TATTCTTGCTGGCGCCCCACTCGCTCAATTCAATGCTACTCTGACTGGTGGCCTCTTTGCCTGTCCTCTCATTGGAAGCGAAACCAACTGCTATTCAATTGGAAATGAATTCATGA ATCAAAATTTCAACGTGACAATGGATCGGCAATtatttggccagtccttgACTGTTAAGCAGCAGAGTGCGGACTCCGACTCCCAAATCCAC GCTTGTGCCCCGTTGCATCGGCGCTACATTGAAAATCAGAGTTTGCCCGGGGGGGAAGACAAGTACGGAGTAAAGCGAAAGATGCCGACAAGTTATTACCCGGGTGGCATGTGCGTTCAGCTGAACGGCTCTCTCATCATGAATAAAATTGACGATATGTGcc aGATGGCAGACTGGGAGCACAATAATCACTTTATGTGCATGGGAGGAGCGTCGGCTGCCGcaaacaatgac TATTTTGTTGTCGGAGCTCCAGGAGCTTTCTTCCAAAGAG GCTCGATTATTTCTTCCACCGAACCGAACGAAGATCGCGTGACCGCTTGGACGCGGGGAGAATACGCGAGTGTTCTAAACTATCGCAACTTGAAAGAGCCGCGCAAATTTCCGGACTTGAATTACTATTTGG GCTACAGCATCGCTATAGATCCCGACAAGCCGGATTCAGATATTCTCGCCGGTAGCCCGTGGGGAACGAACTCGGATAGCAGCGTTCTCGCCGGTTCGGCGAAGCTCTTCGAACCTCCTAAACTGGCCAGTATAAAAGATAGACGAACGTTTTATGGAGAACAG ACTGGCGAAGGGTTTGGCTACagcgtcgctctcgtcgacctGACCAACGATAG CACGGCCGAGTCTATAGTCGGAGCTCCGTTCAACGCCGGGCCTATGGGTCAGAATCAGGGCGTTGTCTACATTTTCTTCAACTCCAAA GCAAGTGGCACAGTTACTCTACTTCCACCCAAACGAATTAACAAGGCAATGTTTGGAACAGCCATCGTCTCGCCGGGAGATCTAAATAAAGATGGATTCAACG ATCTTGTTATTGGGGCCcccggcgaaggcgacgacggagtGACGTCCGGAGCTATTTATGTTTATCATGGAGCGCGAGAAAGGGACGGAATCGTACGCAAACTACCAAGCCAA ATTATTCGTGCGCAAGACGAGGGTCGTTTGGTTGGAATTAGATTCTTTGGATATACCGTCGCTCGCGGAGGCGATCTCGATAATAATAGTTACAATG ACATATTGATTGGGTCAGTTGAATCAAATAAGGCAATTCTGCTTCGCGCAAACgcgcttgtcgtcgtcgaagcgaagaTCTCGTTTTCGATGGATCCTATAAATCTCCACAAGAAATCCTGCACTGGGAACGACATTATTAACAGCAAAGACAAGGGCAATTACACGTG TTTCTTCGTTTTAACATCGGTTAAGTTTTCACCTAAAGTTCAAAGCGAGTCCAACCCTACAACAAAATTTc GAATTTCATACATTCTGACGCTCGACGTGAATCACGAACAGGAGCAgcgtcttttcttcgtcagaaCGCACCGAACGAACGTCTCCGGAACGCTCGAACTCAAATCggacaaagaagaaatcgtgCGAAGTCACGTCTACGTGACGTCGTCAGTCGTCGATCGATACAACGCGTTTCACTTTCGATTCGACTATCGGGAGTccggcgatgacgtcacgtcgccgccgacgcagGGAAACACTCTGCCTTCATTGAAGCCCGTTATAGAACGAGACGGCACAGAGGACGTTGGCGgggaaaatttgttttcGTTGAGTACGGAGGGTTCG GTTTCAATTTTGCGCCAGTGCAAGTCTTCCGTCTGCAAACCGGATCTGCAACTGTCGGCTACGTTGACGCTTTTAGA CAATATGAGGGATGTTTCgaaagattttcttcttgccgGAGAAGGATCCTTTCTCAATATCGATTTGATCAATCGCGGCGAAGAGGCTTACCAAGCCGAGGTTCACATTCTGCTGCCGTACGGAGTCACGTTCATAAATTCGACGACCGTTTACGAG AATgatggcgtcgacgtcacgtgccgATTAGTTGAACATCTCAATGTGAGCCACGTGGGAAGGATTGAAATTGATTGCCTCGTGGCGAATCCGCTAAAGAGCAATGAAAAG AAAGTGTTTCGAGTGAGACTTCAGAATACTTTTAATGGAGACGAAGGAAATCAGTCTATACTTCTCGACGCCACTAG TCAGGGAATTGGAGATGACGACAATAGTCTGTCTCTTTATTTTGACGTTAGAGCGCTAAGTATTCTAAACGTACCCGG GACATTTTTTCACGAAGGCACGAGTTCGAGACTTCGCTATAGCGCCGTGGCGTCGTCTGCGAACCGGAATCCGCGCACGTTGAACGATCTGGGCTATACGATTACGCATAGATACACA GTTCGAAATACTGGTCCTTCGACTGTcagaaatttgaaattgaccGTTTGGTGGCCGGTACAAACCAAAGAGAATCTAGATCTTTTTTACTTGCACAGCTTTGCA ATTCCTGGAGACCAAGATAACTATAAATGTGACGCGGAAAAATACGTGGACAAATGTGGCTATGTT AACAAATTGCCAGAGAGTGAAGCCGGATGTCGAGCGAATTACGAACCC ATAACCGAGACTCCTCCCAGCGAATGCGAAGACTTTCACTGCATTCCCATTCGCtgcaaaataaatagaaCCCTGGTCCGGAGAGCGTCATTGCAGATCATTCTAAATGCAACGGTTGTGGCGAAAACGTTGGAAAAGAAG TTTTCGAAATCGGCTCCTGAGGccttttccgttcttcaagTTGAAATATATAAACCTTACTTTGCAGAGCCAACCAagttctcttcttcg atACTCAGTCGCCTCGAACCTATAGTCGTCCAAGAGTGTTTTCCCGCTTGGATTATAATTGCAAGCATATTTGGTGGCTTCCTAATACTGGCCATTATTATTCTCATTCTCTATATG TGTGGATTTTtcagagagaagaaagaaggtCGATACGCTGTTCGACAGACCAAGCGCAAGCCAGCTCCAGCTATTGCCATGACCGTTGTGCCAAGTGATTCAGGAGAGCTTGCTAAGGAGACACACTGGACGGCTAAATCAATAAGCGATACTGATACTGATAGTTACGAGATCAAAGAGGCATCACTTGAGATAGAAATTGTCGAGACGAAAACCGTTGATAAGATAGAAATCGTTGAAACGAGAACCGCTGATAAGATAGAAATTGTTGAAACAAAAACCGTTGATACGAAAGCCTGTCTAACCACAACGGTTTAG